The proteins below come from a single Candidatus Zixiibacteriota bacterium genomic window:
- the dapF gene encoding diaminopimelate epimerase, protein MIKSFSKYQALGNNFIVLDEICVHGKSRKFENLARDICDPTHGIGADGLLVLSGEPGVYRVDIYNADGSWAEKSGNGSRIAAMYLTNSGLISGNSLDLITGSGQSQIKLYAGNEQKRVISASLGVPDFNTKKIPVASDKKFFISQTIHCFNRAYITSAVSVGNPHLILFCDDFDFDWQTIGSELESHPMFPNRVNVGFVKVIDDKNIDIRDFERGVGPTDSSGTGAAAAVAISVMRGFTDRKVSVHSQAGILRVYWDSKSDELSIKGPIEFIFSGEYDT, encoded by the coding sequence ATGATAAAGTCGTTTTCAAAATATCAGGCCCTGGGGAACAACTTTATCGTTTTAGATGAAATTTGTGTTCATGGTAAATCCAGAAAATTCGAAAATTTGGCAAGGGATATTTGTGATCCGACACACGGGATCGGCGCCGACGGTTTATTAGTATTATCAGGAGAACCCGGGGTTTATCGCGTTGATATTTATAATGCCGATGGCAGCTGGGCCGAAAAGTCAGGCAATGGTTCGCGAATCGCTGCCATGTATCTGACAAATTCCGGTCTTATATCCGGAAACTCACTGGATTTAATTACCGGTTCCGGGCAGTCTCAAATTAAGCTATATGCGGGTAATGAGCAAAAGCGAGTTATCTCGGCTTCCTTGGGCGTACCTGATTTTAATACAAAAAAAATACCGGTGGCATCCGATAAAAAATTCTTCATAAGTCAGACAATTCATTGTTTCAATAGAGCCTATATTACTTCAGCCGTTTCGGTGGGAAATCCTCACTTAATTCTATTTTGCGATGATTTTGATTTCGATTGGCAAACCATTGGCTCGGAGCTTGAATCTCATCCCATGTTTCCCAATCGTGTCAATGTTGGCTTTGTCAAAGTTATCGACGACAAAAATATTGATATTCGAGATTTTGAGCGAGGCGTCGGCCCGACCGATTCATCCGGAACCGGAGCGGCCGCGGCCGTGGCGATTTCGGTCATGCGAGGATTTACGGATCGAAAAGTCAGTGTTCATTCCCAGGCTGGAATTTTGCGGGTTTACTGGGATAGTAAATCGGATGAACTCTCTATTAAAGGGCCTATCGAATTTATATTTTCAGGAGAATATGATACTTAA